The following proteins are co-located in the Pyricularia oryzae 70-15 chromosome 1, whole genome shotgun sequence genome:
- a CDS encoding sodium-dependent noradrenaline transporter, which yields MGMLRKVGHWFAPAADKADDGRDVWPSRAAFLLASMGGCAGMGNLLRYPSTVYNNYGLQWFIPYLMCIFLIAIPVLTLEISIGQAYRGGSVVAFNNINHRLKGTGFSLLYIGFIVGPYFVVNLAWIMTYFRYSFHSPLPWADDPSGFFDRVVANPEPVAGSLNADGTAIESYTRYAAMGMVGETVGWCAFTWFLVWLCIFRGVGLTGRVVYWTMGLPIVMTIILIGRSVSLENAGEGVKLYFATWRGEQLARGSVWQTACGQVFFSTGVGFGYFTSYASYNRKHSNAVMDSFLIILSNMVFECTAAFAVFGVVGFLRMFPEPGAAPIGGFTIGFLTLPAAVEQMPGANFWAIALFFTLMVLGFSSAFAMLDAVVTLVMDSGVKLPRPAVVSSLTVLSFLLSLPYCTEFGYYLLDGVDRWISDVALVFVVFAECTTSTSLYRWRDVAGQVGARSFCLYNVGYFGGLVSGVAAGIASRAEIGAGVGFGVYIIFAAASVFVGKVPDAPVPTKFGGNVFLQRFYYVAFYSGHQLTKDLNVIVAQGNNWSIPVFWAPMLRYLSGPILAIVYGFSYPTFHEKKVDPLHIFGFFTGHVVLALALLGLVAPRWFDVLIPPHRRDEGRHPYAPRLTMDPDAPARDRTLEGMDDGTGRHRAAELRGDDDAVAEMQAAKEGHGDAALGTTGSRATDMDVVASSSSGESPREINKQI from the exons ATGGGAATGCTCCGCAAAGTCGGGCACTGGTTCGCGCCAGCAGCGGACAAGGCCGACGATGGGCGCGACGTGTGGCCGTCCCGGGCGGCGTTCCTCCTGGCGTCGATGGGCGGGTGCGCGGGCATGGGGAACCTGCTGCGGTACCCGTCGACGGTGTACAACAACTACGGGCTGCAGTGGTTCATCCCGTACCTGATGTGCATCTTCCTCATCGCGATCCCGGTGCTCACGCTGGAGATCAGCATCGGGCAGGCGTACCGCGGCGGCAGCGTGGTGGCGTTCAACAACATCAACCACCGGCTCAAGGGCACGGGGTTCAGCCTGCTGTACATTGGCTTCATCGTGGGGCCGTACTTTGTGGTGAACCTGGCGTGGATCATGACCTACTTTCGCTACAGCTTCCACAGCCCCCTGCCCTGGGCCGACGACCCCTCGGGCTTCTTCGACCGGGTGGTGGCGAACCCGGAACCCGTGGCCGGCAGCCTCAACGCCGACGGCACCGCCATCGAGAGCTACACGCGGTACGCGGCCATGGGCATGGTGGGCGAGACGGTGGGCTGGTGCGCCTTCACCTGGTTCCTGGTGTGGCTGTGCATCTTCCGCGGCGTCGGACTGACCGGCCGCGTCGTGTACTGGACCATGGGCCTGCCCATCGTCATGACCATCATCCTCATCGGCCGGTCCGTGTCTCTGGAGAACGCGGGCGAGGGCGTCAAGCTGTACTTTGCCACGTGGCGAGGCGAGCAGCTGGCGCGCGGCTCCGTGTGGCAGACGGCGTGCGGGCAGGTCTTTTTCTCCACCGGCGTGGGCTTTGGCTACTTTACGTCGTACGCGAGCTACAACAGGAAGCACTCCAACGCCGTCATGGACTCGTTCCTCATCATCCTGAGCAACATGGTGTTTGAGTGCACGGCGGCCTTTGCCGTGTTTGGCGTCGTGGGTTTTCTCCGCATGTTCCCGGAGCCCGGCGCCGCGCCCATCGGCGGCTTCACCATCGGCTTCCTGACCCTGCCCGCGGCGGTGGAGCAGATGCCCGGCGCCAACTTTTGGGCCATCGCGCTCTTCTTCACCCTGATGGTGCTGGGCTTCAGCTCGGCCTTTGCCATGCTCGACGCCGTGGTCACCCTGGTCATGGACTCGGGCGTCAAGCTGCCGCGGCCCGCCGTCGTGTCCTCGCTGACCGTCCTCTCCTTCCTGCTGTCGCTGCCCTACTGCACCGAGTTTGGCTACTACCTCCTCGACGGCGTCGACCGCTGGATCAGCGACGTCGCCCTCGTCTTTGTCGTCTTTGCCGAGTGCACCACGTCCACCTCGCTGTACCGCTGGCGCGACGTGGCCGGCCAGGTCGGCGCGAGGTCCTTTTGCCTCTACAACGTCGGCTACTTTGGCGGGCTCGTGTCTGGCGTCGCCGCCGGCATCGCGTCCAGGGCCGAGATTGGCGCGGGCGTGGGCTTTGGCGTCTACATCATTTTTGCTGCGGCCTCTGTGTTTGTGGGCAAAGTGCCAGACGCGCCAGTGCCGACCAAGTTTGGGGGGAATGTGTTTTTGCAGCGGTTTTATTACGTTGCTTTTTACTCG GGCCACCAACTCACCAAGGACCTCAACGTCATAGTGGCGCAGGGCAACAACTGGTCCATCCCTGTGTTCTGGGCGCCGATGCTGCGCTACCTGTCGGGCCCCATCCTGGCCATCGTCTACGGCTTCAGCTACCCTACGTTCCACGAGAAAAAGGTCGACCCGCTGCACATCTTTGGCTTCTTCACCGGCCACGTGGTGCTCGCGCTCGCGCTGCTGGGCCTCGTGGCGCCGCGCTGGTTCGACGTGCTGATCCCGCCGCACAGGCGCGACGAGGGCAGGCACCCCTACGCGCCGCGCCTGACCATGGACCCGGACGCGCCGGCGCGCGACAGGACCCTGGAGGGCATGGACGACGGGACGGGGCGCCACAGAGCCGCAGAGCTGCGTGGGGACGATGACGCGGTGGCCGAGATGCAGGCTGCCAAGGAGGGGCATGGCGATGCAGCCCTGGGAACGACGGGGAGCAGGGCGACGGATATGGACGTGGTTGCGTCAAGCAGTTCGGGAGAAAGCCCCAGGGAGATTAACAAGCAGATTTAG